From the genome of Oceanococcus atlanticus:
TTGCGCCAAGGTATAAGAGGCCGGTAAGCGCTTGCGGAAGAACCCGAACATGATGCGCTTCTGCTCATCCAGGATGCGATCAACCGCCACGCCTTGGGCCTTGAGGCGATTGTTGAACTGGGTATGCACCATGCCGTGCTGCCCTTCCTGATAAATGAAATCCTTGACCTCGGCCTGCAGTTTCGGATCGGTGATCTGGTCACGGTAATCACGAACACAGCAGATGAAGAATTTCTCACCCTCGGGGAACAACACGGACATGGCATCGAAAAAACGACTCTTGAACGGGTCGTTATCAAACCAGTATTTGGGTATGTCTCCGTCGAGACCGAAATCCGGCCCCTTGCGAGGAACAATGGCTTGTGGCGCTGCGGACATAAGCATCATCCTAATAATTGACTGACCTTCACTGTAAGCACAGTCAACAAGGCGGACTATGACCGCCGACGACCAAAAAGGAACATTTGGCGACAGCGCAACTAGTGCTGTGTGCGGCGGTACTGCCCAGGCGTCATGCCCATCCAGCGTTTGAAAGCCCGCGTAAAGCTGCGCCGGTCGGAAAATCCCAGACGCTCACTGATGGTCTCCATATCGAGTGCCGGATTCTGCAAATCCGCGACCGCGCGACGTTGCCGCACCTGATCCTGGATATCGGCATATACGGCCCCTTCGGCCTGCAAGCGGCGTTGCAAGGTTCTCGGATGCAGACCCAGATGATCCGCCATACGCTCCAGACCACGCCCCAACAGACGCGGCTCACGCAAAAACGCCTGTTCCAGCACAACGGCCGAACGTGTGCCCGCCGATTGTCGCGCCAGACGCTCATCGACACGACGCTCGGCCTGCCCATGCAGATCGGGAAAACCGCCATCCAAGGGCCGGTCCAGATAGCCGCTCGGAAAACACAAGGCGTCATGCGGCTGATCGAAACGAATCGGCAAGTGCAGATGATCACCATAGCGCGCGGCGTGCTCGGGTTGCGGGTAGCTCAATGCCATGTGCGACACATGCGCCAACTCTGGCGACAGCCCCAAACCAAACTTGACCACCGCAGCAAACGTCGACTCAACAAAATAAATCGAAGTCAGGCCACCGACACGCGTATCAATCCCGTATTGCACCAGGCGCGCTTGGCTGCCGTCCTCTTCCAGGCGCAGGTCCACCATCGGATTGATCAACATGCGCACCCAATCCAGCACGCGCACCGCTTCACGCAACGTAGGGCTGGTTGCCAGAAACGTGGCGATGTCGGGCAGATAATCAAAAGCAAAGGTTTCGCCCAGCACAAAGGGGAAATGATGCTGCCGCGCGCGCGCCACACAACGCTGCATCAGCTCTCCGAGGTGCGCCAGACTGATGGTGGCCTCATCAAGGCGCTCAAGATCGGTGCGGATGCCGAGTTCATCGAAAACCGGACGTACGTTGAAACCACAGTGCGCCGCCGCGCTGACCCAATTGGGCAACGTGATAAACGGCACCGTGATTTGTGTATCCGGGGTATTCATCGGGGCGCAGTATGCCGCGTCACCCGCCCGCCGCAAACTCCTGGCGCAAAGCTCATCCCAGCCACTGACCGATCCAGTAAAACAAGGTTGGATGCAGACACAGCATGGCCAACCAGAAAAGTATCCACAGATACTGACGCCGTTTATAGCGGCGTCTTTGCTCGCGCCCGTCATCGTAAGCACGCTGCAATTGCGCCCAGCTCATCATGTCGTCGTCCCAGTGGCTGGTGTGACGATCCTTGACCTCATCCAGGACAATCCGCGTTTTCTTGCTCGGCATGTTCGATCACGCTTTGCGGGCTCGCACCACTATTGCGCCACGCAAACCCTCAGATCAAGGCTTTCAGCCCGGATAGCCACCCTCGCCTGTTTGGTGGAGGCCACAGCCGCGCACCCAAGCCACAGTGAGCAAAACAACACAGGCCTTGGGGATATGCAAAAACAAGTTACCGTGACCGGCGGCGGCGGTCGTCTGGGATGTGCGCTGGTCCGTACACTGCTCGAAAACGGCCTGAAGGTGCGCGTTCTCGAACCTGCCAGTGCGCTGCCAGCATCATTGGCAGGGTTGACTGTAGAGCTGGTCAGTGGCTCGGTTCTGGATCCAACCGCCGTTGCCAAAGCCATAGAAGGCGCCAGCGTGGTTTATCACCTGGCCGCAAAAATCGATCTGGATCGCGATCTTGATGGCAGTGTTTACGCGGTGAATGTTGAAGGCACGCGACAGGTCGCGGAAGCCTGCCTGGCCCGAGACCTTAGATTGGTTCACTGCTCCTCCCACCATGCCCTGGACCTGGAGCCTTTAAGCGAACCACTGGATGAATCCAGACCGCTGGCGGTGGATCACAAATGCACCTATCACCGCTCAAAAGCGCGCGCCGAGCAATTGGTTCATGAACTCATCCGCGAACGCGCACTGAACGCGGTTGTAGTGAACCCCGGCACCTTGGTCGGCCCGCTGGATTTTGAACCGTCCCTGTTTGGGCAAGGCATGCTCGACCTCTACCACGGCAAGCTGCCCGCCTTGCTCAACATCGCCACTGACTGCGCGGATGTCCGCGATGTGGCGCAAGCCATCATGGTGGCGGCCCAACGCGGCCGCACCGGCGAGCGTTACCTGCTCAGCGGCAAGCCATTGCACATGCGTGAGATCGCCGCGCTGTGGAGCGACATCACCGGCTGCCAGACACCGGCGGTGTTCCTCCCACGCTGGTTCGGCTGGTTTATCGTGCCCTTCACCGTGGGTGCCGCACGCATAAAACGGCAAAAACCATTGTTCACACCGAATATGTTGCGCGCCAGCGTGGCCAACGACAGTGTCTGTTGTGACAAAGCCGCGCGCGAGCTGGATTACCAGCCACGCCCGGTCGAGGATTCACTGCGTGACGCTTTTGCGTTCTATCAGGAGCAAGGCTGGGCCTAACCGCCGACGGCACGTCGTAGCCGTAGATACTCGTAACGCGCCATATCTTTGTTGAGGCCTTCAAACTCTGACTGACGCTGGCGTTTGATCTCTGCAATCTTGGCCGCAATACCCGCCGAATCACTTTCCAAAGCGCGGATGGTGTTCTGCTGTGCCAGCGGGCGCTCGGTGCGTCGACTGCGTTCGCGCGCCAGAGCCCGCTCAATGTTCTGCATGTCTTTGTTCAGCAGTTCGATCTGCTGATCACGCACGGACAGGCGCTCATCACGGAGCTTTTCCAAGGCATCCAGGTTCTCGAACGTGGTCCACAAATAGCGGTCGTATTCGTCTTGCTGCGCCCGCCGGTCACGCTCGGTATCCATGGCGTCCATGCGCCGACGATGTGCTTCCAGCTCTTCGACTGTGCGCTGGCGACGCAGAACTTCACGCAAATTTCCATGCTGATCGAGAACATGGCGTTCCAGCTTGGACACTTCCGGCGGAATCGAGTCACTGAAGTGCACCTGGCCGTTTTCATCAACCCAACGGTAGATTTGCGACCACCCGGCAGTGGACAATAGACACAGGCACAGCGCAGTGACAATCTGCACGAAAAAGGGTCGTTGCCGGCGTCCCGACACGCGCGAACTTATTAAGGTAACTACAGACATCATGGGCACGTTTTGCAAGTCATGGGCCGCTTGGATGCAGCAGTGTATTTTAGCATTGATCCTGGCCTCCCTATCGACACAATCTGCCTGGGCACAAGACAACGACGACGGCCCTGGCAAGAAAACCTTTGATCTACTGTGGTCCATCAAAGGTGAAAAAAATCACATCTATCTGCTCGGCTCGGTACATTTGCTGCCGCATGGCGCCCGCAGTCTGCCTGATGTGGTGCATGCGGCTTATATGACCAGTGATCTGATCGTATTTGAATCCGATTTGTTCCTCATTGGTTCCGTGGCTTTTGAGGCTGATGAGCTGGCACAGGCGCGCTACGCCGCAGGTCACAGCATTCATGACGAGATGCCGGCAGATTTGATGCTGCAGGTCGAGAACAAGGTCGAAGACCTCGGCTTGCCGATGGCCATATTGCAGCGCTACCGCCCATGGTTCTTCGCGCAAACGCTGGCCACCGCTCAGTTCGCACGTGACGGCTTCCCCATCGACAATGGCGTGGACGTGCGCCTCTACCGTGAAGCGGTCAACGACATGAAGCTGACCGCAGGCCT
Proteins encoded in this window:
- a CDS encoding TraB/GumN family protein encodes the protein MILASLSTQSAWAQDNDDGPGKKTFDLLWSIKGEKNHIYLLGSVHLLPHGARSLPDVVHAAYMTSDLIVFESDLFLIGSVAFEADELAQARYAAGHSIHDEMPADLMLQVENKVEDLGLPMAILQRYRPWFFAQTLATAQFARDGFPIDNGVDVRLYREAVNDMKLTAGLTPPRQHLATFAEMTREQNEAFLRSALDDLEDTRAQISRILDIYRNADLDLLNTLAEEMREQTPSLYKRLVIDRNEAWMAKFEEYRKEPNNILVVVGAMQLVGDQGLIARFERAGWKPSVPKYRGFRPPE
- a CDS encoding DUF4124 domain-containing protein — encoded protein: MQIVTALCLCLLSTAGWSQIYRWVDENGQVHFSDSIPPEVSKLERHVLDQHGNLREVLRRQRTVEELEAHRRRMDAMDTERDRRAQQDEYDRYLWTTFENLDALEKLRDERLSVRDQQIELLNKDMQNIERALARERSRRTERPLAQQNTIRALESDSAGIAAKIAEIKRQRQSEFEGLNKDMARYEYLRLRRAVGG
- a CDS encoding NAD-dependent epimerase/dehydratase family protein, whose translation is MQKQVTVTGGGGRLGCALVRTLLENGLKVRVLEPASALPASLAGLTVELVSGSVLDPTAVAKAIEGASVVYHLAAKIDLDRDLDGSVYAVNVEGTRQVAEACLARDLRLVHCSSHHALDLEPLSEPLDESRPLAVDHKCTYHRSKARAEQLVHELIRERALNAVVVNPGTLVGPLDFEPSLFGQGMLDLYHGKLPALLNIATDCADVRDVAQAIMVAAQRGRTGERYLLSGKPLHMREIAALWSDITGCQTPAVFLPRWFGWFIVPFTVGAARIKRQKPLFTPNMLRASVANDSVCCDKAARELDYQPRPVEDSLRDAFAFYQEQGWA
- a CDS encoding helix-turn-helix transcriptional regulator, which codes for MNTPDTQITVPFITLPNWVSAAAHCGFNVRPVFDELGIRTDLERLDEATISLAHLGELMQRCVARARQHHFPFVLGETFAFDYLPDIATFLATSPTLREAVRVLDWVRMLINPMVDLRLEEDGSQARLVQYGIDTRVGGLTSIYFVESTFAAVVKFGLGLSPELAHVSHMALSYPQPEHAARYGDHLHLPIRFDQPHDALCFPSGYLDRPLDGGFPDLHGQAERRVDERLARQSAGTRSAVVLEQAFLREPRLLGRGLERMADHLGLHPRTLQRRLQAEGAVYADIQDQVRQRRAVADLQNPALDMETISERLGFSDRRSFTRAFKRWMGMTPGQYRRTQH